Sequence from the Vicinamibacteria bacterium genome:
TACGCGTTGTCTCCCGTCTCCGGTTTCCTGAGCGATCGGTGGGGGCGCATCCCGGTGATCCTGGCGGCGACCGTGATCGTCGCCGCCTCGGGTGTTTTGGCCGCGAGCGCCACATCGCTCGCGGTACCGCTCTTCTTGCTCGGATTCGGTTGGAACCTCGCGTTCGTCGCCGGGAGCGCGCTTCTGACGGAGAGCACTCCCGAAAGCCGGCGGGTGAGAGTCCAGGGGCTCGCCGACACCTTGAGCTGGACCACCGCGGCGGTCGCGGGTGCCAGCTCGGGTGTCCTTCTCAGCGAAGTCGGTTTCGCCACGCTCAGCTACATCGGTGCGTCCATCGCGCTCGTGCCCGCGATCGCCATCGGACTCGGTCGAGGCCGGTGAACGCCTTCGACGAAGTGTACCGGATCGTGCGCGACATCCCGAGAGGTCGTGTCATGAGCTACGGTCAGATCGCTCGGCTGCTCGAGCGGCCTCTGTCCGCCCGCGCGGTCGGGTGGGCGATGAGCCAGTGCCCGGCGAACGTACCCTGGCAGCGGGTCGTCAACGCCTCGGGCGGGATCTCCACGGAGCATCTTCACGATCCCCCTGACCTGCAGAGGCGACTGCTCGAAGCGGAAGGGATCCGGTTCGGCAAGAACGGAAAGCTCTCGCTGCCCCGTTATCGCTTCGAGCCTCGCCCGCGAAGAGTCCAAAAAAGGAAGTGATACGGCCCCGTCGATTCAGCAACCGCGGGAATAAAACCAGATCGCCAGCTCGCCCGAGGCCGAGTGAGCCGGAATCCATCCGCTCGCGACAACTTTCGGCTCCTCGGCCGACTCGCAAAACGAATGGCTCATCACCTCGACGTCGACCCAAAGCTCCTCCCCGACCCGGCGAAATCCGAGGACACGGACGTTCGGTTCGGCTCGATTCGACTCGTCGGCGCGAGGCTCTCGCTCCGCCTCGCGTGTTT
This genomic interval carries:
- a CDS encoding MGMT family protein, which produces MNAFDEVYRIVRDIPRGRVMSYGQIARLLERPLSARAVGWAMSQCPANVPWQRVVNASGGISTEHLHDPPDLQRRLLEAEGIRFGKNGKLSLPRYRFEPRPRRVQKRK